Proteins encoded within one genomic window of Fibrobacter sp.:
- a CDS encoding FecR family protein, producing MKFQYLALSFALLSLVACKDDSAKVQGKLAEKPVSGTTAERVSVAKNSKPVSVDTSAESLAIPSEEDPSLIRAKVSKVVGEGEITRGYEYDWKPIRQGQKVVENDHVRTSVESEVTITAFDGTVLSIFENTSVIITAELLGTSNKIFRINIDKGNILFDVQKQKKDQFIFKTGSATASIRGTAGFVGNVNGQMVASLKEGEVEVTGADGKSVNIVQNQTILVDEKGGSKKLNLASSGTKALTAALSSIAAKPDAAKDLERALSTFDNDYSVRKQKFEKNLKFQTKELEKTIYEPAVTLSAQTNPGVIVTVLGETDTVGTDGIYNRTFSWDAKSDGTKRFLAICSDGMVEVPCHIWSTNYVDTTAVVDTASTDSSAAVEEPKQEVVKPHVKIDGPRVEKIHLPPPSVNYFGNFKFRLKGIEAADLKNVASIELHRSGYVLEKIPVENLVNMSFERQIQLERNKIVYLDVVVTMKNGDVVRARKTYEVFCYTDNHDEYVKVDPVLTEEQEYEKVKSEAILEEE from the coding sequence ATGAAGTTTCAGTATTTGGCATTGTCGTTTGCGCTGCTTTCCTTGGTAGCCTGCAAGGACGATTCTGCAAAGGTGCAGGGCAAGCTTGCTGAAAAGCCCGTCTCTGGGACTACTGCTGAAAGAGTTTCCGTTGCAAAGAACTCCAAGCCTGTTAGTGTGGATACTTCGGCCGAAAGTTTGGCTATTCCTTCGGAAGAGGATCCTAGCCTGATTCGTGCTAAGGTCAGCAAGGTAGTGGGTGAAGGCGAAATTACCCGCGGATACGAATACGACTGGAAGCCGATTCGTCAAGGTCAGAAGGTTGTTGAAAACGACCACGTTCGCACGTCCGTTGAATCCGAAGTGACTATTACAGCTTTCGATGGCACCGTACTTTCCATTTTCGAAAATACCTCCGTCATCATTACGGCCGAACTCCTCGGTACATCCAACAAGATTTTCCGCATCAATATCGACAAGGGTAACATCCTTTTTGATGTTCAGAAACAGAAGAAAGATCAGTTTATCTTCAAGACCGGCAGTGCTACTGCATCCATCCGTGGTACCGCAGGATTTGTTGGTAATGTGAATGGCCAGATGGTCGCCTCCCTTAAGGAGGGTGAGGTTGAAGTTACTGGCGCCGATGGCAAGTCTGTGAACATTGTCCAGAACCAGACCATCCTGGTAGACGAAAAGGGCGGCAGCAAGAAACTGAACCTGGCCTCCTCCGGAACCAAGGCTTTGACTGCGGCTCTAAGTTCTATCGCTGCAAAGCCTGACGCAGCCAAGGATCTTGAACGAGCACTTTCGACTTTCGATAACGACTACTCGGTCCGTAAGCAAAAGTTTGAGAAGAACCTCAAGTTCCAGACCAAGGAACTGGAAAAGACTATCTATGAACCAGCAGTTACCTTGAGTGCCCAGACCAATCCTGGTGTGATTGTTACCGTTCTTGGCGAAACCGATACTGTGGGAACCGATGGAATTTACAATCGCACTTTCAGCTGGGACGCCAAGTCTGATGGAACAAAGCGTTTCTTGGCAATTTGTAGCGATGGCATGGTGGAAGTTCCTTGCCATATCTGGTCTACCAATTATGTAGATACCACAGCTGTCGTTGATACTGCTTCAACCGATTCCTCTGCTGCAGTCGAAGAGCCTAAGCAGGAAGTGGTAAAACCTCATGTAAAGATCGATGGCCCTCGAGTCGAGAAAATCCATCTTCCGCCTCCCTCTGTGAATTATTTCGGAAACTTCAAGTTCCGTCTTAAGGGAATCGAAGCCGCAGACCTCAAGAATGTTGCGTCTATTGAACTTCACCGCAGCGGATATGTTCTTGAAAAAATCCCTGTCGAAAACCTCGTCAATATGTCCTTTGAACGCCAGATTCAGCTGGAACGCAATAAGATCGTTTATCTCGACGTGGTTGTCACCATGAAAAATGGCGACGTTGTCCGAGCACGAAAGACCTATGAGGTATTCTGTTATACAGACAATCATGATGAATACGTCAAGGTTGATCCAGTCCTGACTGAAGAACAGGAATACGAAAAGGTCAAGAGCGAAGCCATTCTCGAAGAGGAATAA
- a CDS encoding 2-isopropylmalate synthase gives MNCMMDCADQARKPFFYDVTLRDGNQALPKPWNNAQKKDVYLQLLKLGVQGAEVGFPASSEMDFESVKELAQLTAEMAAAGDETAQKIVVSGLARCVPSDIQRCWEAVQYAPHPRIHTFLATSPLSMEHVLHMTPEQVKARAVDCVKLAKSLVGDKGDVEFSCEHFGDCLENMDFVIEVLKAVVEAGATTLNLPNTVERYRPMLYISQIKQVYDAMPKNVTISVHCHNDLGMATAATVESFFVGATQLEVALNGLGERCGNTNFYEVALGLHNSGVDTGLHLDKIYETAILISQWSGVSIYTRAPLIGAEAIVHRSGIHQDGASKTKDMKKGAYRPIDYSIIGRNQNDSLSFTSQSGRTAVYEIITKFGYKLSLAEAAELQPILKSYSEKEGEMSAERVLDVFREQRVNVNGRLIFNNVEVIPDEGRFIFHFKKDGEALVKSVTAEGPIEAGLILMREIGMPVELVKYRQVVVPEKDKLWAGRGLSRIVLKANGKEVEGRGVSSDTLKANMRALFGGVNLLYK, from the coding sequence ATGAACTGTATGATGGATTGTGCCGACCAGGCAAGAAAACCGTTCTTTTATGACGTCACTCTGCGTGACGGTAACCAGGCTTTGCCCAAGCCCTGGAACAATGCCCAGAAGAAGGATGTTTACCTCCAGTTGTTGAAGCTGGGTGTGCAGGGTGCCGAAGTGGGTTTCCCTGCGTCTTCTGAAATGGATTTTGAATCTGTAAAGGAACTGGCTCAACTTACTGCCGAAATGGCTGCCGCTGGCGACGAAACTGCCCAGAAGATTGTGGTTTCCGGTTTGGCCCGTTGCGTTCCCAGCGACATTCAGCGTTGCTGGGAAGCCGTCCAGTATGCTCCGCACCCCCGTATCCATACCTTCCTGGCTACTAGCCCCCTCTCCATGGAACATGTGCTCCACATGACTCCGGAACAGGTGAAGGCTCGCGCCGTAGATTGCGTAAAGCTTGCCAAGTCCCTGGTGGGCGACAAGGGTGACGTTGAATTCAGCTGCGAACATTTTGGCGACTGCCTGGAGAACATGGACTTCGTCATTGAAGTTTTGAAGGCCGTGGTGGAAGCCGGTGCAACTACCTTGAACCTGCCCAACACCGTGGAACGTTACCGCCCCATGCTGTACATCAGCCAGATCAAGCAGGTGTACGATGCCATGCCCAAGAATGTGACCATCTCTGTTCACTGCCATAATGACCTGGGTATGGCCACCGCCGCTACCGTCGAAAGCTTCTTCGTGGGTGCAACCCAGCTGGAAGTTGCCTTGAACGGCCTTGGCGAACGTTGCGGCAATACCAACTTCTATGAAGTGGCCCTGGGCCTGCACAACTCCGGCGTGGACACTGGCCTGCACCTGGACAAGATTTACGAAACTGCCATCTTGATTTCCCAGTGGTCCGGCGTTAGCATTTATACCCGCGCCCCGCTCATTGGTGCCGAAGCGATCGTTCACCGTAGCGGTATCCATCAGGATGGCGCTTCCAAGACCAAGGACATGAAGAAGGGAGCATACCGCCCCATCGACTACTCCATCATTGGCCGTAACCAGAACGATTCCCTCAGCTTTACCAGCCAGAGTGGTCGTACCGCCGTGTACGAAATCATCACCAAGTTCGGCTACAAGCTGAGCCTGGCCGAAGCCGCCGAATTGCAGCCCATCCTCAAGAGCTACAGCGAAAAGGAAGGCGAAATGAGCGCCGAACGCGTTCTGGACGTGTTCCGCGAACAGCGCGTGAATGTGAACGGCCGCCTGATTTTCAACAACGTCGAAGTGATTCCCGACGAAGGCCGCTTTATCTTCCACTTCAAGAAGGACGGCGAAGCCCTGGTCAAGTCCGTGACCGCCGAAGGTCCTATTGAAGCTGGCCTCATCCTCATGCGCGAAATCGGCATGCCGGTGGAACTGGTGAAGTATCGCCAGGTTGTGGTTCCCGAAAAGGATAAGCTGTGGGCCGGTCGCGGTCTCAGCCGTATCGTGCTGAAGGCTAACGGCAAGGAAGTGGAAGGCCGCGGTGTTTCTAGCGATACCCTCAAGGCCAACATGCGCGCCCTCTTTGGCGGCGTGAACTTGCTGTATAAATAG
- a CDS encoding ATP-binding protein → MQITNGYIVNKAFGTFLLASILTGLAKQLRVIADSVIVSNFVDPNALSAINLYYPLDTLFIAIILAIAFGSSIRAAVELGKQNIRMVSEYFSAALLVALPFMALLVGLCYLFFPQLINLLADASEPLLCQLTGDYAFVMLLNFVPFTFIYLLQVFVSVDGRPGLVTVSIAVSLILNVLLDLLLTCVFPLGIAGAAWGTVLSNLASLTVLLPYVLKGKSSFKFVIPKKPFSLVGNALKQGLPVGTGDILLAVLVFVLNQMVLDYQGPSGAYLFAIMMQLVFFGGNLLEGVNDLNNSIGGVLLGERDYSGLRILIHRSCTVVLVFGVALTALTMLWPEGVVKLFGDAESVAAAGYASDLRIIGLFIVPYLLFIFNTDVHILVKKELLSSIFLVLQFVLMISVPWLFVKWAGDYFWWSFPVLTAVLLLLQLTVAFTLHFRTRSLSTVCLLPLLPDEVGVNFSMKYTEESVQENLGKMRKFLGICELKSSEENRIMLCCEELAYNIFKYSADKDENHFFDIRITDLEKTIEVRIKDAGRPFDPISYAEKRAELSVTEGENVQLGLQLVNKLCNHKSYKYMFGLNVTVLSFDVRK, encoded by the coding sequence ATGCAAATTACCAATGGTTATATCGTAAACAAGGCCTTCGGCACGTTTCTTCTGGCTTCTATTCTTACAGGACTTGCCAAGCAGTTGCGTGTCATTGCCGATAGCGTGATTGTCAGCAACTTTGTGGATCCCAACGCGCTTTCTGCAATCAACCTGTACTATCCATTGGATACCCTGTTTATTGCGATTATTCTGGCCATTGCCTTTGGCTCAAGCATTCGTGCAGCCGTGGAACTTGGAAAACAGAATATCCGGATGGTCTCGGAATATTTTTCTGCGGCCCTTCTGGTGGCGTTGCCATTTATGGCCCTTCTGGTTGGCCTCTGCTACCTGTTCTTCCCTCAGCTGATAAATCTGCTTGCAGATGCCAGCGAACCTTTGCTGTGTCAGCTTACAGGGGATTATGCCTTTGTAATGCTGCTGAATTTTGTGCCCTTTACTTTCATCTATCTGTTGCAGGTCTTTGTCAGTGTCGATGGTCGTCCCGGTCTTGTGACCGTATCCATTGCGGTAAGCCTGATTCTCAATGTGCTGCTGGACCTGTTGCTTACCTGTGTTTTCCCCCTGGGAATTGCAGGGGCTGCCTGGGGTACGGTTCTTAGCAATTTGGCCAGCCTAACTGTGCTTCTGCCTTACGTTTTGAAAGGTAAAAGTTCCTTCAAGTTTGTTATACCCAAGAAACCTTTTTCCTTGGTTGGAAATGCCTTGAAGCAGGGGCTTCCCGTTGGCACAGGAGATATTCTGTTGGCGGTTCTGGTATTCGTCCTGAACCAGATGGTACTAGACTATCAGGGACCCAGCGGCGCCTACCTCTTTGCCATCATGATGCAACTGGTATTCTTTGGTGGCAACCTGTTGGAAGGTGTAAACGACCTGAACAATTCCATTGGCGGAGTGCTTCTTGGAGAACGAGACTATTCCGGGTTGAGAATTCTTATTCACCGTAGCTGCACCGTGGTGCTGGTCTTTGGCGTTGCCCTAACGGCCCTTACCATGCTGTGGCCTGAAGGAGTGGTAAAGTTGTTTGGCGATGCAGAAAGTGTCGCTGCGGCGGGTTACGCATCCGACTTAAGGATCATTGGCTTGTTCATTGTTCCTTACCTGCTTTTCATCTTCAATACCGATGTCCATATCCTTGTGAAGAAGGAACTTCTTTCCTCTATTTTCCTGGTCCTACAGTTTGTGCTGATGATTTCTGTGCCTTGGCTTTTCGTAAAGTGGGCTGGGGATTATTTCTGGTGGAGTTTCCCGGTCTTGACTGCAGTACTTTTATTGCTCCAATTGACTGTGGCTTTTACCCTTCACTTTAGAACCCGTTCCCTTTCCACAGTGTGCTTGCTCCCGTTGCTTCCCGACGAAGTGGGCGTGAATTTCTCTATGAAGTATACCGAGGAATCTGTTCAGGAAAATCTTGGTAAGATGAGAAAGTTCCTGGGAATCTGTGAGTTGAAATCCAGCGAAGAGAATCGTATCATGCTGTGCTGTGAGGAACTTGCCTACAACATCTTCAAGTATAGCGCCGACAAGGATGAAAATCATTTCTTTGATATTCGCATAACAGATCTTGAGAAAACCATTGAAGTGCGAATCAAGGATGCGGGTCGCCCCTTTGATCCAATCAGCTATGCTGAAAAGAGGGCGGAGCTGTCTGTTACCGAAGGGGAAAACGTTCAATTGGGCTTGCAGCTGGTCAACAAACTCTGCAATCATAAGAGCTACAAGTACATGTTTGGCTTGAATGTGACTGTACTTTCCTTCGACGTACGAAAATAA
- a CDS encoding LPP20 family lipoprotein — MKKLLATTAMAALLFGCASTPQEKAVDAMTEMQKIKNSYLDKGTPAGMGIGNSKDKQIAYEKADQNARVDLAKEIDVQVKALAENFKEDVNEEIAEHFQSTSASRVNTVLNGATMTEVKIETTEDGHYEVYGIMTIKSSLVEEFIKMLEEQGKKAEAEKIRATANKMYNRLDEKVK; from the coding sequence ATGAAGAAATTACTCGCAACGACTGCTATGGCAGCACTTCTGTTCGGTTGCGCCAGCACTCCGCAGGAAAAGGCCGTAGACGCCATGACCGAAATGCAGAAAATTAAGAACTCCTACCTGGATAAGGGAACCCCCGCAGGTATGGGTATCGGCAACTCCAAGGACAAGCAGATTGCATACGAAAAGGCAGACCAGAACGCTCGTGTAGACCTGGCCAAGGAAATCGACGTCCAGGTTAAGGCTCTTGCCGAAAACTTCAAGGAAGATGTCAACGAAGAAATTGCAGAACACTTCCAGAGCACTTCCGCCTCTCGCGTGAACACCGTTCTTAACGGTGCAACCATGACCGAAGTCAAGATTGAAACAACCGAAGACGGCCACTATGAAGTCTACGGAATCATGACCATCAAATCCAGCCTGGTTGAAGAATTCATCAAGATGCTGGAAGAACAAGGCAAGAAGGCCGAAGCTGAAAAGATTCGCGCTACTGCCAACAAGATGTACAACCGTCTCGACGAAAAGGTTAAGTAA
- the mqnE gene encoding aminofutalosine synthase MqnE: MRLTEKEALDLFLNAPLNELCAMANAEKERRHGKSVFWVNNRQINYTNVCVLHCKFCAFSKIKKDSPTAYDWDYPTIRDKAAFAIDGGARELHIVGGLHPDHPFDYYIEMLRKLRQEFPKVNLKAFTAVEIAHFAKLSGQTPLQIMETLKGAGLDALPGGGAEILVQSVRDQICPGKETGEEWLDVHRAAHKIGIPTNATMLFGHIEKPEHRIAHMRMLRDLQDEAPGFFAFIPLVYHPEHNALHSIVPNMTSQEDILRTVAVARLFLNNFPHIKAYWIQMGIETAMKALHSGASDLDGTIIEEKITHAAGAKVPVGMSPARMKELILNEGLEPVERDAKYEVYG; encoded by the coding sequence ATGCGATTGACAGAAAAAGAAGCCCTAGATTTGTTCCTGAATGCGCCATTGAACGAACTTTGTGCCATGGCTAACGCAGAGAAAGAACGTCGACACGGAAAATCCGTTTTTTGGGTAAATAATCGCCAAATCAACTACACAAACGTCTGTGTGCTGCATTGTAAATTCTGTGCCTTCAGCAAGATCAAGAAGGATTCACCCACAGCCTACGACTGGGACTACCCCACCATCCGCGACAAGGCCGCATTTGCCATCGACGGAGGCGCCAGGGAACTGCACATCGTAGGTGGACTTCACCCGGACCATCCCTTTGACTACTACATCGAGATGCTTCGCAAGCTCCGCCAGGAATTTCCAAAGGTAAACCTGAAGGCTTTTACCGCTGTAGAAATTGCACACTTTGCCAAGCTTTCCGGCCAAACGCCGCTCCAGATCATGGAAACCCTGAAGGGGGCTGGCCTGGACGCCCTTCCTGGTGGCGGCGCTGAAATTCTGGTACAGAGCGTTCGAGACCAGATTTGTCCGGGCAAGGAAACCGGCGAGGAATGGCTGGACGTCCACCGTGCAGCCCACAAGATTGGAATTCCCACCAACGCCACCATGCTGTTCGGCCATATCGAAAAGCCGGAACACAGAATTGCCCATATGCGAATGCTTCGCGACCTGCAAGACGAAGCTCCAGGATTCTTCGCGTTCATCCCGCTGGTCTACCATCCGGAACACAACGCACTCCACAGCATCGTTCCCAACATGACATCGCAAGAAGATATTTTGCGTACGGTTGCGGTTGCCCGTTTATTTTTGAACAACTTTCCCCACATCAAGGCCTACTGGATCCAGATGGGAATCGAGACTGCCATGAAGGCACTGCATTCCGGTGCCAGCGATTTGGACGGGACCATCATCGAAGAAAAGATCACCCACGCCGCCGGAGCCAAGGTGCCCGTTGGTATGAGTCCTGCACGAATGAAGGAGCTGATCTTGAACGAAGGTTTAGAACCGGTGGAAAGAGACGCCAAGTACGAAGTCTACGGCTAG
- the pgsA gene encoding CDP-diacylglycerol--glycerol-3-phosphate 3-phosphatidyltransferase yields the protein MTEDSNLTDIVNLPEEKKEEVRLRTRIWSVLRAVVFLAVIAFIWQGMAKTACAFVVIAMIMGWVNLYQLRAQEIEKPYYRLWLNVIDGFLSFVVMTSIFVRDLLQNENAEKLLGVGCVVILARLIAHTLFSLGVLREGKSLPRKRRWGKLANLSVTVTMGIYLLNLEDYQQISMVTSILLILAATAAYAYWYYRDPAHRKPLSIASQLTMSRIVLTPFFLWVFFYDNDLDYSNNSIVFKTLSLVMVLGFMLTDFLDGYLARKLGEVSTLGKYLDPFSDKISNMTIFMCFIATGYAPVWMVALIYFRESSVETLRTLAASEGLIMPARRSGKWKTALQGIGIVMILLGAIDPVRAMIPGLNDIWNIFPKIVMGVITTITILSGIDYFVSSKHILKKFV from the coding sequence ATGACAGAAGATTCAAACCTGACAGACATCGTCAATCTTCCTGAAGAGAAAAAAGAGGAAGTTAGACTGCGCACCCGCATATGGAGCGTGCTCCGCGCCGTGGTCTTCTTGGCTGTAATCGCCTTCATTTGGCAGGGCATGGCAAAGACCGCCTGCGCCTTCGTGGTTATCGCCATGATCATGGGCTGGGTCAACCTCTATCAGCTCAGGGCCCAGGAAATCGAAAAGCCCTATTACAGGCTTTGGCTCAATGTCATCGACGGGTTCCTTTCCTTTGTCGTCATGACAAGCATCTTTGTTCGCGACCTCCTCCAGAACGAAAATGCAGAAAAGCTGCTCGGCGTAGGATGCGTTGTAATCCTAGCCCGCCTTATCGCCCATACACTGTTCTCTCTCGGAGTCCTCCGCGAAGGAAAGTCCCTGCCTCGCAAGCGTCGCTGGGGCAAACTGGCAAATCTTTCCGTTACCGTAACCATGGGTATTTACCTGCTGAACCTGGAAGACTACCAGCAGATCAGCATGGTCACATCCATCCTTTTGATTCTTGCAGCCACAGCGGCTTATGCCTACTGGTACTACCGCGACCCCGCACACCGCAAGCCCCTTTCCATCGCAAGCCAGCTCACCATGAGCCGTATCGTCCTGACGCCCTTCTTCCTGTGGGTGTTCTTCTACGATAACGACCTGGATTACAGCAACAACAGCATCGTGTTCAAGACACTCTCCCTGGTCATGGTTCTCGGCTTTATGCTGACCGACTTCCTGGATGGCTACCTGGCACGCAAGCTCGGTGAAGTTAGCACCCTGGGCAAGTATCTGGATCCCTTCAGCGACAAGATTTCCAACATGACCATCTTCATGTGCTTCATCGCAACAGGATACGCACCCGTTTGGATGGTGGCCTTGATTTACTTCCGTGAATCCAGCGTGGAAACATTGCGCACCCTGGCTGCAAGCGAAGGCCTGATTATGCCGGCCCGCCGCAGCGGCAAGTGGAAAACCGCACTCCAGGGCATCGGCATTGTCATGATTCTCCTTGGCGCCATTGACCCGGTTCGCGCAATGATTCCTGGGCTCAACGACATCTGGAACATCTTCCCGAAGATTGTTATGGGAGTTATCACCACGATTACAATTTTGAGCGGCATAGACTATTTCGTCTCCAGCAAGCATATTCTAAAGAAATTCGTCTAG
- a CDS encoding pyridoxal phosphate-dependent aminotransferase: MLHYEERSHVAIQGIKLSKRLPKDLTPSPFFEELEKAKAEVAAECVSGNVAPLIDMTVSSPVRVGLPVELDSAVEEARKQFGHWSPDASGWREAREAVAAYYKERGGVFTPNQVVVTASTSEAYSVLFKTFCDPGDVILTPMPGYPLLDTLAQLEHLECAPYFLKLIREKPQRTLSQLKAQVESRGSKAAQVSVSQVSAAQFRFVLDTDSLLAAPEKARILLLVSPHNPTGHMVSLQEWNEVVRFCEENNLVLVVDEVFGDYGFSDEVKRSWQYLRREARGPRPEASGTYGAVSDYFDCGGNDLVFAPVDGPKCPIFWLNGLSKAVGAPQLKFGWMAFYAPRERFEEIRAALEFVEDAYLSASSCAQALAAPLLAQSAQYESQVRERLLANWETLRSAFPGKYCPKVLGGWYAVLHLGEDDEELTLRLLREKHVLVQPGFFFDFDEDGWVVISLLQEPPLFAEAVQRMISME, encoded by the coding sequence TTGCTCCATTACGAGGAACGCAGTCACGTGGCAATCCAGGGCATAAAGCTGTCTAAGAGACTTCCGAAGGACTTGACCCCAAGTCCTTTTTTTGAGGAACTGGAAAAGGCGAAAGCTGAGGTTGCCGCAGAATGCGTAAGCGGGAACGTCGCACCTCTTATCGACATGACCGTCAGTTCGCCTGTTCGTGTAGGGTTGCCTGTGGAGTTGGACTCCGCGGTAGAAGAAGCCCGCAAACAGTTTGGCCATTGGTCGCCGGACGCCTCCGGCTGGCGTGAAGCCCGCGAGGCTGTAGCTGCCTACTACAAGGAACGTGGGGGAGTGTTTACTCCCAACCAGGTCGTCGTTACGGCCAGTACCAGCGAAGCCTATTCCGTATTGTTCAAGACATTTTGCGATCCCGGTGACGTCATCTTGACGCCTATGCCAGGCTATCCGCTGCTGGATACGCTGGCTCAGCTGGAACATCTGGAATGCGCACCCTATTTCTTGAAACTGATCCGCGAGAAACCGCAACGAACGCTCTCGCAGTTGAAGGCTCAGGTTGAGTCTCGGGGATCGAAGGCTGCGCAGGTTTCTGTTTCGCAGGTTTCTGCTGCGCAGTTCCGCTTTGTGCTGGATACAGACAGTCTGCTTGCCGCTCCTGAAAAAGCCCGCATCCTGCTGCTAGTTTCGCCCCACAATCCCACAGGCCATATGGTCTCTCTTCAGGAATGGAACGAGGTGGTTCGCTTCTGCGAAGAAAACAACCTCGTGCTGGTGGTAGACGAAGTCTTTGGCGACTACGGCTTCAGTGACGAAGTCAAGCGCAGTTGGCAGTATTTGAGGCGCGAGGCCCGAGGCCCAAGGCCCGAGGCAAGCGGTACCTACGGTGCCGTTTCGGATTACTTCGACTGTGGCGGAAACGATCTGGTCTTTGCGCCCGTCGATGGCCCCAAGTGCCCTATCTTCTGGCTCAACGGATTAAGCAAGGCCGTAGGCGCTCCTCAGTTGAAGTTCGGCTGGATGGCCTTCTATGCTCCTCGCGAAAGATTCGAGGAAATTCGAGCAGCTCTTGAATTTGTAGAGGACGCTTACCTCAGCGCCAGTTCCTGTGCCCAGGCATTGGCAGCTCCGCTCCTGGCACAGTCAGCGCAGTACGAAAGCCAAGTTCGTGAACGCTTACTTGCCAACTGGGAAACCTTGCGCTCAGCATTCCCCGGCAAGTACTGCCCCAAGGTACTTGGAGGTTGGTACGCAGTCCTTCATCTTGGCGAAGACGACGAGGAACTGACTCTTCGTCTGCTTCGCGAAAAACATGTCCTGGTGCAGCCAGGTTTCTTCTTTGACTTTGACGAAGACGGCTGGGTTGTCATTAGCTTGTTGCAGGAGCCGCCGCTCTTTGCCGAAGCGGTGCAAAGAATGATTTCCATGGAATAA
- a CDS encoding STAS domain-containing protein — MNITKRPGEEKYTLLPEGMIDTANAPTFEAAVEEAVSATKNLEIDFSKVEYISSSGLRVLLKAQKKMLSKGQMVICNVNEAVKEVFELTGFNNILTIV; from the coding sequence ATGAACATTACCAAAAGACCTGGCGAAGAAAAATACACCCTGCTCCCCGAAGGAATGATTGACACCGCAAACGCCCCCACCTTCGAAGCCGCAGTGGAAGAAGCAGTTTCTGCAACAAAGAACCTTGAAATTGATTTTTCAAAAGTGGAATACATTTCCAGTTCCGGTCTTCGAGTTCTTCTCAAGGCACAAAAGAAGATGCTTTCCAAAGGCCAGATGGTTATCTGCAATGTAAATGAAGCCGTCAAGGAAGTCTTTGAATTGACCGGATTCAACAACATCCTGACCATCGTCTAG